Proteins encoded by one window of Arabidopsis thaliana chromosome 2, partial sequence:
- the PS2 gene encoding Presenilin-2 (Presenilin-2 (PS2); FUNCTIONS IN: molecular_function unknown; INVOLVED IN: intracellular signaling pathway; LOCATED IN: integral to membrane, membrane; EXPRESSED IN: 24 plant structures; EXPRESSED DURING: 13 growth stages; CONTAINS InterPro DOMAIN/s: Peptidase A22, presenilin signal peptide (InterPro:IPR006639), Peptidase A22A, presenilin (InterPro:IPR001108); BEST Arabidopsis thaliana protein match is: Presenilin-1 (TAIR:AT1G08700.1); Has 475 Blast hits to 452 proteins in 108 species: Archae - 2; Bacteria - 0; Metazoa - 334; Fungi - 0; Plants - 63; Viruses - 0; Other Eukaryotes - 76 (source: NCBI BLink).) yields the protein MDRNQRPRSILDSLGEELIAILTPVSICMFTVVLLVCILNSDPSSSSASFSSIATAAYSESDSDSSWDKFVGALLNSVVFVAAITVATFVLVLLFYLRCVKFLKFYMGFSAFIVLGNLGGEILVLLIDRFRFPIDSITFLILLFNFSVVGVFAVFMSKFSILITQGYLVWIGVLVAYFFTLLPEWTTWVLLVALALYDIAAVLLPVGPLRLLVEMAISRDEDIPALVYEARPVIRNDSRSVQRRVWREQRSSQNNANRNEVRVVESAEVEEEHVGSSERAEISVPLIDRRPEQAENSETFLEGIGLGSSGAIKLGLGDFIFYSVLVGRAAMYDLMTVYACYLAIIAGLGITLMLLSVYQKALPALPVSIMLGVVFYFLARLLLEVFVVQCSSNLVMF from the coding sequence ATGGATCGAAATCAAAGACCCAGAAGCATTTTGGATTCATTAGGTGAAGAACTCATCGCAATCCTCACACCTGTCTCGATTTGTATGTTCACCGTTGTTCTTCTGGTCTGTATCCTAAACTCCgacccttcttcttcctccgctTCTTTCTCCTCTATAGCCACCGCAGCTTACTCTGAGAGCGATTCAGATTCCTCATGGGACAAATTCGTAGGTGCCCTTTTGAATTCTGTCGTCTTCGTCGCTGCAATCACTGTTGCAACATTTGTTCTCGTCCTTCTCTTTTATCTCCGATGTGTTAAATTCTTGAAATTCTACATGGGTTTCTCAGCTTTTATCGTTTTAGGGAACTTAGGTGGAGAAATCTTAGTTTTATTGATAGATCGATTTAGATTCCCGATTGATTCTATCACGTTTTTGATACTTCTCTTCAATTTCTCCGTCGTTGGTGTTTTCGCTGTGTTCATGTCGAAGTTTTCGATTTTGATCACTCAAGGTTACTTGGTTTGGATTGGTGTTTTAGTTGCTTACTTCTTCACGTTGTTACCTGAATGGACTACTTGGGTTCTTCTCGTAGCTTTGGCACTTTATGACATTGCTGCTGTTCTTTTACCTGTTGGTCCATTACGTCTTCTTGTTGAAATGGCTATATCTAGAGACGAAGACATCCCGGCTTTGGTTTACGAAGCACGGCCTGTGATCCGAAATGATTCCCGTTCGGTTCAGAGAAGAGTTTGGAGAGAACAAAGATCTAGCCAGAACAACGCTAATCGAAATGAAGTAAGGGTGGTTGAATCAgcagaagtagaagaagaacatgttgGTTCAAGTGAAAGAGCAGAGATATCTGTGCCGTTGATTGATAGAAGACCTGAGCAAGCTGAGAATTCAGAGACTTTTCTTGAAGGAATTGGGTTGGGATCATCAGGTGCTATCAAGTTAGGGCTTGGGGATTTCATCTTCTATAGTGTTTTGGTTGGAAGAGCTGCAATGTATGATCTGATGACGGTTTACGCTTGTTACTTGGCGATCATAGCTGGTTTAGGGATCACATTGATGCTATTGTCTGTGTATCAGAAGGCTTTACCAGCTCTTCCTGTATCGATCATGTTAGGTGTtgtgttttactttttggCGCGGTTGTTGCTTGAAGTTTTCGTTGTGCAATGTTCTTCTAACCTTGTGATGTTCTAA
- a CDS encoding F-box/RNI-like superfamily protein yields the protein MEFSLSDSLSLEKSIVVVTQKVLYMGSRDLISSLPDEILGKVLSLLPTKRAASTAVLSKRWNNLPALVDKLDINDAIGGPGGFPEFIDKTLALLTNSTTIKRTSLNNEFQYGESQVNTWIRSFLERGCLQLYLNAQSLYTIDTEFFTSNTLVELTITGGFSPDGLLPPGGVFFPKLKTLSLVLMTFVDSDMYELFISGCPLLEEFLLRNDEIEIPPVWNALVSSPSIKRLTIVHHFPNYREAHDGCWFRTPNLVYLDYSSYVPDWYEVDLGSLVEARLDLRSWERLRDEKAGGYGDCDSVYDDEEYPDDPILGDVTNLVTGLSNIKTLHLSPDSLEVFYFCCKSMPVFHNLLTLSFESAKKEAGQCCHFSSISLLT from the exons atggagttCTCGTTGTccgactctctctctcttgagAAATCCATTGTCGTCGTCACCCAAAAA GTTCTATATATGGGTTCCAGAGATTTAATTAGCAGTCTGCCAGATGAAATTCTTGGCAAAGTCCTGTCTTTGCTTCCGACAAAACGTGCTGCTTCCACAGCTGTTCTGTCTAAAAGGTGGAACAATCTGCCTGCTCTTGTAGACAAGCTTGATATCAATGACGCAATTGGTGGTCCTGGAGGCTTCCCTGAATTCATAGATAAAACACTTGCCCTCTTAACAAATTCTACCACCATTAAGAGAACCTCTCTGAATAATGAATTTCAGTATGGCGAGTCTCAAGTGAACACTTGGATTCGCAGTTTCCTCGAGCGCGGCTGCTTGCAACTTTACTTGAACGCTCAAAGTTTGTATACTATAGACACTGAGTTCTTCACGAGCAACACACTTGTTGAGCTCACTATAACCGGTGGGTTTTCTCCTGATGGTCTTCTTCCTCCTGGTGGCGTGTTTTTCCCAAAGCTTAAAACACTCTCTCTCGTTCTAATGACGTTTGTAGATTCTGATATGTATGAACTTTTCATCTCTGGCTGCCCTTTGCTTGAGGAATTCTTACTACGTaatgatgaaattgaaattccCCCGGTTTGGAATGCGCTAGTTTCGAGTCCTTCCATCAAACGACTAACCATCGTTCACCATTTTCCCAATTACCGTGAGGCACACGATGGTTGTTGGTTCCGGACACCAAATCTCGTGTACCTTGACTATTCTAGCTATGTCCCGGATTGGTATGAGGTTGATTTAGGTTCCCTTGTAGAAGCTAGACTCGATCTTCGATCATGGGAGCGCCTTAGAGATGAGAAGGCTGGTGGTTATGGTGACTGTGATAGTGtttatgatgatgaggaaTATCCAGATGATCCTATTTTGGGTGATGTTACCAATCTGGTTACAGGACTAAGCAACATTAAAACCCTTCACTTGTCTCCTGATTCTCTCGAG GTGTTCTACTTTTGTTGTAAATCAATGCCGGTGTTTCACAACCTCCTTACTTTATCTTTTGAGAGTGCCAAAAAAGAGGCTGGCCAGTGTTGCCACTTCTCATCAATAAGTCTCCTAACCTAG
- a CDS encoding F-box/RNI-like superfamily protein — MGSRDLISSLPDEILGKVLSLLPTKRAASTAVLSKRWNNLPALVDKLDINDAIGGPGGFPEFIDKTLALLTNSTTIKRTSLNNEFQYGESQVNTWIRSFLERGCLQLYLNAQSLYTIDTEFFTSNTLVELTITGGFSPDGLLPPGGVFFPKLKTLSLVLMTFVDSDMYELFISGCPLLEEFLLRNDEIEIPPVWNALVSSPSIKRLTIVHHFPNYREAHDGCWFRTPNLVYLDYSSYVPDWYEVDLGSLVEARLDLRSWERLRDEKAGGYGDCDSVYDDEEYPDDPILGDVTNLVTGLSNIKTLHLSPDSLEVFYFCCKSMPVFHNLLTLSFESAKKEAGQCCHFSSISLLT; from the exons ATGGGTTCCAGAGATTTAATTAGCAGTCTGCCAGATGAAATTCTTGGCAAAGTCCTGTCTTTGCTTCCGACAAAACGTGCTGCTTCCACAGCTGTTCTGTCTAAAAGGTGGAACAATCTGCCTGCTCTTGTAGACAAGCTTGATATCAATGACGCAATTGGTGGTCCTGGAGGCTTCCCTGAATTCATAGATAAAACACTTGCCCTCTTAACAAATTCTACCACCATTAAGAGAACCTCTCTGAATAATGAATTTCAGTATGGCGAGTCTCAAGTGAACACTTGGATTCGCAGTTTCCTCGAGCGCGGCTGCTTGCAACTTTACTTGAACGCTCAAAGTTTGTATACTATAGACACTGAGTTCTTCACGAGCAACACACTTGTTGAGCTCACTATAACCGGTGGGTTTTCTCCTGATGGTCTTCTTCCTCCTGGTGGCGTGTTTTTCCCAAAGCTTAAAACACTCTCTCTCGTTCTAATGACGTTTGTAGATTCTGATATGTATGAACTTTTCATCTCTGGCTGCCCTTTGCTTGAGGAATTCTTACTACGTaatgatgaaattgaaattccCCCGGTTTGGAATGCGCTAGTTTCGAGTCCTTCCATCAAACGACTAACCATCGTTCACCATTTTCCCAATTACCGTGAGGCACACGATGGTTGTTGGTTCCGGACACCAAATCTCGTGTACCTTGACTATTCTAGCTATGTCCCGGATTGGTATGAGGTTGATTTAGGTTCCCTTGTAGAAGCTAGACTCGATCTTCGATCATGGGAGCGCCTTAGAGATGAGAAGGCTGGTGGTTATGGTGACTGTGATAGTGtttatgatgatgaggaaTATCCAGATGATCCTATTTTGGGTGATGTTACCAATCTGGTTACAGGACTAAGCAACATTAAAACCCTTCACTTGTCTCCTGATTCTCTCGAG GTGTTCTACTTTTGTTGTAAATCAATGCCGGTGTTTCACAACCTCCTTACTTTATCTTTTGAGAGTGCCAAAAAAGAGGCTGGCCAGTGTTGCCACTTCTCATCAATAAGTCTCCTAACCTAG
- a CDS encoding F-box/RNI-like superfamily protein, giving the protein MGSRDLISSLPDEILGKVLSLLPTKRAASTAVLSKRWNNLPALVDKLDINDAIGGPGGFPEFIDKTLALLTNSTTIKRTSLNNEFQYGESQVNTWIRSFLERGCLQLYLNAQSLYTIDTEFFTSNTLVELTITGGFSPDGLLPPGGVFFPKLKTLSLVLMTFVDSDMYELFISGCPLLEEFLLRNDEIEIPPVWNALVSSPSIKRLTIVHHFPNYREAHDGCWFRTPNLVYLDYSSYVPDWYEVDLGSLVEARLDLRSWERLRDEKAGGYGDCDSVYDDEEYPDDPILGDVTNLVTGLSNIKTLHLSPDSLEVSFPYLLLFQFEVHSSLQSLLIV; this is encoded by the coding sequence ATGGGTTCCAGAGATTTAATTAGCAGTCTGCCAGATGAAATTCTTGGCAAAGTCCTGTCTTTGCTTCCGACAAAACGTGCTGCTTCCACAGCTGTTCTGTCTAAAAGGTGGAACAATCTGCCTGCTCTTGTAGACAAGCTTGATATCAATGACGCAATTGGTGGTCCTGGAGGCTTCCCTGAATTCATAGATAAAACACTTGCCCTCTTAACAAATTCTACCACCATTAAGAGAACCTCTCTGAATAATGAATTTCAGTATGGCGAGTCTCAAGTGAACACTTGGATTCGCAGTTTCCTCGAGCGCGGCTGCTTGCAACTTTACTTGAACGCTCAAAGTTTGTATACTATAGACACTGAGTTCTTCACGAGCAACACACTTGTTGAGCTCACTATAACCGGTGGGTTTTCTCCTGATGGTCTTCTTCCTCCTGGTGGCGTGTTTTTCCCAAAGCTTAAAACACTCTCTCTCGTTCTAATGACGTTTGTAGATTCTGATATGTATGAACTTTTCATCTCTGGCTGCCCTTTGCTTGAGGAATTCTTACTACGTaatgatgaaattgaaattccCCCGGTTTGGAATGCGCTAGTTTCGAGTCCTTCCATCAAACGACTAACCATCGTTCACCATTTTCCCAATTACCGTGAGGCACACGATGGTTGTTGGTTCCGGACACCAAATCTCGTGTACCTTGACTATTCTAGCTATGTCCCGGATTGGTATGAGGTTGATTTAGGTTCCCTTGTAGAAGCTAGACTCGATCTTCGATCATGGGAGCGCCTTAGAGATGAGAAGGCTGGTGGTTATGGTGACTGTGATAGTGtttatgatgatgaggaaTATCCAGATGATCCTATTTTGGGTGATGTTACCAATCTGGTTACAGGACTAAGCAACATTAAAACCCTTCACTTGTCTCCTGATTCTCTCGAGGTTAGTTTCCCCTACTTGTTATTGTTTCAATTTGAAGTGCATTCTAGCTTGCAAAGTCTTCTTATTGTGTGA
- a CDS encoding uncharacterized protein (unknown protein; Has 14 Blast hits to 9 proteins in 5 species: Archae - 0; Bacteria - 2; Metazoa - 7; Fungi - 0; Plants - 3; Viruses - 0; Other Eukaryotes - 2 (source: NCBI BLink).) translates to MAKPKNKNKSHYIVCDNSSFHWFLLVRKLNQQIGLYIVTGEITWQQLDYLRTTSDADICLKSYMVCTFCVHSDPDSDLDFELLLLHQDHDLELLLTDSDLDLELLLLHQDHDLELLLTDSDFDLELLPLHQDHDLELLLPDSEFDFELLPLHQSYDFELLLPDSEFDLDLLCLVIFLVINF, encoded by the exons ATGGCAaagccaaaaaacaaaaacaaaa GCCATTACATCGTCTGTGATAACAGTTCCTTCcattggtttcttcttgtgaGAAAATTAAACCAGCAAATAGGACTTTATATAGTTACCGGG GAAATCACATGGCAACAACTTGATTATCTTCGGACAACAAGTGATGCAGATATATGTCTAAAATCGTACATGGTTTGCACCTTTTGTGTT CACTCGGACCCAGATTCTGATCTTGACTTTGAGCTCCTGCTACTTCACCAAGATCATGATCTTGAACTGCTGCTCACAGATTCTGATCTTGACCTTGAGCTGCTGCTACTTCACCAAGATCATGATCTTGAACTGCTGCTCACGGATTCTGATTTTGACCTTGAGCTGCTGCCACTTCACCAAGATCATGACCTTGAACTGCTGCTCCCGGATTCTGAGTTTGACTTTGAACTGCTGCCACTTCACCAAAGTTATGACTTTGAGCTGCTGCTTCCAGATTCTGAGTTTGACCTTGATCTGCTGTGCTTGGTGATCTTTTTggtaataaatttttaa
- a CDS encoding F-box/RNI-like superfamily protein (F-box/RNI-like superfamily protein; CONTAINS InterPro DOMAIN/s: FBD-like (InterPro:IPR006566), F-box domain, Skp2-like (InterPro:IPR022364), Leucine-rich repeat 2 (InterPro:IPR013101); BEST Arabidopsis thaliana protein match is: F-box/RNI-like/FBD-like domains-containing protein (TAIR:AT1G21990.1); Has 35333 Blast hits to 34131 proteins in 2444 species: Archae - 798; Bacteria - 22429; Metazoa - 974; Fungi - 991; Plants - 531; Viruses - 0; Other Eukaryotes - 9610 (source: NCBI BLink).), with protein MSTKRVDMGSRDYISSLPDEILGKILSLFCTNRAACTSVLSKRWRNLLELVDNLDLNDAYGNHQYFCDFVDRTLALLSNSTTVKRFSLNCAFHNDASRVNSWIRTVFDRGFLDLHLETAHMHRIDTEFFTSNTLLELTICGGFYAEGRLPPGRVFFPALKSLSLVSVEFTDTLMYQNFISGCPVLEELFLHYDNETQCPAWKGLVSSPSIKRLNIYDNPSELRYEAYKCCFQIPSLVYLDYSSYVAKQYAVDLVSLEEARLNIRYPERLVDQNEDIFGDVTDLLKGISNVKTLHLSSDSLEVFHLCCDTMPVFHNLLTLSFESDEEIGWQVVPLLLNKSPNLETLVIKSLVHQVTDMCGNACACISKRRKKKKKTTEDDECCLSTCQVKVLNISGYRGTCKELKQMRHFLENLKCLETVNVGVDVKRREYKNGNNKYQRITNAVMELPRFSSNCQIQFF; from the exons ATGTCTACCAAAAGAGTAGATATGGGTTCTAGAGATTATATTAGCAGTCTACCAGATGAGATTCTTGGCAAAATCTTATCATTGTTTTGCACAAATCGTGCTGCTTGCACATCAGTTCTGTCCAAAAGGTGGAGGAATCTGCTCGAGCTTGTAGACAACCTTGATTTGAATGACGCATATGGTAATCATCAATACTTCTGTGATTTTGTGGACAGAACACTTGCTCTCTTAAGCAATTCTACCACCGTCAAGAGATTCTCCCTAAATTGTGCATTTCACAATGACGCTTCTCGGGTGAACAGTTGGATACGCACTGTCTTCGATCGCGGCTTCTTGGATCTTCACTTGGAGACCGCACATATGCATCGTATAGACACTGAGTTCTTCACGAGCAATACACTTCTTGAGCTCACAATATGCGGTGGGTTTTATGCTGAGGGTCGTCTTCCTCCTGGGAGAGTGTTTTTTCCAGCGCTTAAATCACTCTCTCTAGTTTCAGTGGAGTTTACAGATACTTTGATGTATCAGAATTTCATCTCTGGCTGCCCTGTGCTTGAGGAATTATTCCTACATTATGATAATGAGACACAATGCCCGGCTTGGAAAGGGCTCGTATCGAGTCCTTCCATCAAACGGCTGAACATCTATGACAATCCTTCCGAGTTACGTTATGAGGCTTACAAATGTTGCTTTCAGATACCCAGCCTTGTGTACCTTGACTATTCTAGTTATGTGGCGAAACAGTATGCGGTTGATCTGGTTTCCCTTGAAGAAGCTAGACTCAATATCCGATATCCGGAGAGACTTGTAGATCAGAATGAGGATATTTTTGGTGATGTTACGGATTTGCTTAAAGGGATAAGCAATGTTAAAACCCTTCATTTATCTTCTGATTCTCTTGAG GTGTTTCACTTGTGCTGTGATACAATGCCGGTGTTTCATAACCTCCTTACTTTATCTTTTGAGAGTGACGAAGAAATAGGCTGGCAAGTGGTGCCACTTCTCCTCAACAAATCTCCAAACCTAGAAACTTTAGTCATCAAG AGTCTTGTGCACCAAGTAACAGATATGTGCGGGAACGCCTGCGCTTGCATCTctaagaggaggaagaaaaagaagaagacgacggaGGATGACGAATGTTGTTTATCTACATGTCAAGTCAAAGTGCTAAATATTTCAGGGTATCGAGGTACTTGTAAAGAGCTGAAACAAATGAGGCATTTCTTGGAGAATTTGAAATGTCTTGAAACTGTCAATGTGGGTGTTGATGTGAAGCGCAGAGAATATAAGAATGGTAATAACAAGTACCAGAGGATCACCAATGCTGTTATGGAGCTTCCTAGATTTTCATCAAACTGTCAGATCCAATTCTTCTGA
- a CDS encoding F-box/RNI-like superfamily protein (F-box/RNI-like superfamily protein; CONTAINS InterPro DOMAIN/s: FBD-like (InterPro:IPR006566), Leucine-rich repeat 2 (InterPro:IPR013101); BEST Arabidopsis thaliana protein match is: F-box/RNI-like/FBD-like domains-containing protein (TAIR:AT1G21990.1); Has 35333 Blast hits to 34131 proteins in 2444 species: Archae - 798; Bacteria - 22429; Metazoa - 974; Fungi - 991; Plants - 531; Viruses - 0; Other Eukaryotes - 9610 (source: NCBI BLink).) — protein sequence MHRIDTEFFTSNTLLELTICGGFYAEGRLPPGRVFFPALKSLSLVSVEFTDTLMYQNFISGCPVLEELFLHYDNETQCPAWKGLVSSPSIKRLNIYDNPSELRYEAYKCCFQIPSLVYLDYSSYVAKQYAVDLVSLEEARLNIRYPERLVDQNEDIFGDVTDLLKGISNVKTLHLSSDSLEVFHLCCDTMPVFHNLLTLSFESDEEIGWQVVPLLLNKSPNLETLVIKSLVHQVTDMCGNACACISKRRKKKKKTTEDDECCLSTCQVKVLNISGYRGTCKELKQMRHFLENLKCLETVNVGVDVKRREYKNGNNKYQRITNAVMELPRFSSNCQIQFF from the exons ATGCATCGTATAGACACTGAGTTCTTCACGAGCAATACACTTCTTGAGCTCACAATATGCGGTGGGTTTTATGCTGAGGGTCGTCTTCCTCCTGGGAGAGTGTTTTTTCCAGCGCTTAAATCACTCTCTCTAGTTTCAGTGGAGTTTACAGATACTTTGATGTATCAGAATTTCATCTCTGGCTGCCCTGTGCTTGAGGAATTATTCCTACATTATGATAATGAGACACAATGCCCGGCTTGGAAAGGGCTCGTATCGAGTCCTTCCATCAAACGGCTGAACATCTATGACAATCCTTCCGAGTTACGTTATGAGGCTTACAAATGTTGCTTTCAGATACCCAGCCTTGTGTACCTTGACTATTCTAGTTATGTGGCGAAACAGTATGCGGTTGATCTGGTTTCCCTTGAAGAAGCTAGACTCAATATCCGATATCCGGAGAGACTTGTAGATCAGAATGAGGATATTTTTGGTGATGTTACGGATTTGCTTAAAGGGATAAGCAATGTTAAAACCCTTCATTTATCTTCTGATTCTCTTGAG GTGTTTCACTTGTGCTGTGATACAATGCCGGTGTTTCATAACCTCCTTACTTTATCTTTTGAGAGTGACGAAGAAATAGGCTGGCAAGTGGTGCCACTTCTCCTCAACAAATCTCCAAACCTAGAAACTTTAGTCATCAAG AGTCTTGTGCACCAAGTAACAGATATGTGCGGGAACGCCTGCGCTTGCATCTctaagaggaggaagaaaaagaagaagacgacggaGGATGACGAATGTTGTTTATCTACATGTCAAGTCAAAGTGCTAAATATTTCAGGGTATCGAGGTACTTGTAAAGAGCTGAAACAAATGAGGCATTTCTTGGAGAATTTGAAATGTCTTGAAACTGTCAATGTGGGTGTTGATGTGAAGCGCAGAGAATATAAGAATGGTAATAACAAGTACCAGAGGATCACCAATGCTGTTATGGAGCTTCCTAGATTTTCATCAAACTGTCAGATCCAATTCTTCTGA